The Nocardioides panzhihuensis genome has a segment encoding these proteins:
- a CDS encoding acyl-CoA dehydrogenase, protein MGDETLDAVRSVVAEVLARDSDRGDWSAWASAGLTALPVPETYGGEGFGLGEIAVLLREAGRQAVRVPVWETLAVGALTLAGHGTPEQQHRILPGVASGQTVLTPAWLERGRPEVPTTTFRDGTVSGRKTAVTYAVDASLLLVTATVKERPVVVLVDPSANGVTLLPSSTSSTVPQHTLVLENAPAEVLDEGAYEALIGLATAGLAVTCAGVLAGARDLTAAYVSGRRQFGRALAEFQAVALQMADVYVASRTLDLAADNAVAAVTSGRSSVTDLKVAAYWASQVAPTAFRTCHHLHGGMGVDVTYPLLAFTTWGTDIAHLLDMPAAAVPVETDETKNLELTEAQRSLKAEVRAYFAGRSHGDEPGDPGPEGSWDRHGPTYQKLIKQLGDDGWMGVGWPKEYGGHGLGEVEQTIFANEAQYADVHLPAVTLQTVGPTLIRYGTEKQKEMFLNRILAGEVHFAIGYSEAEAGTDLASLRTTARLDGDHYVVNGQKLWTTGGHAADYIWLAVRTDPDAPKHKGISILIVDTTDPGFSWTPIITADGSHHVNATYFNDVRVPADMLVGEENKGWKLITTQLNHERVMLGPAGRLEGLRDRVLRWATAQGVTDSPDVRALIGETTAVFRVNELLNWAVAEAAEAGEIEVADASSSKVFAADQVQHLLADLIALVHRHGDPGDPVTKSLLDYLDAQAKRNLVLTFGGGVQEVQRELIAMFGLGMPRVPR, encoded by the coding sequence ATGGGAGACGAGACACTCGATGCGGTACGCAGTGTGGTGGCCGAGGTGCTCGCCCGCGACTCCGACCGCGGCGACTGGTCGGCCTGGGCGAGTGCCGGGCTGACCGCGCTGCCGGTGCCGGAGACGTACGGCGGTGAGGGCTTCGGGCTCGGCGAGATCGCGGTGCTGCTGCGCGAGGCCGGACGCCAGGCGGTGCGCGTGCCGGTGTGGGAGACCCTGGCGGTCGGCGCCCTGACCCTGGCCGGTCACGGCACCCCCGAGCAGCAGCACAGGATCCTGCCCGGCGTCGCCTCCGGTCAGACGGTGCTCACCCCGGCCTGGCTCGAGCGCGGGCGGCCCGAAGTGCCGACCACCACCTTCCGAGACGGCACGGTCTCGGGGCGCAAGACCGCGGTGACCTACGCCGTGGACGCCTCGCTCCTCCTGGTCACCGCGACGGTGAAGGAGCGGCCGGTCGTAGTGCTCGTCGATCCGTCCGCCAACGGCGTGACCCTGCTCCCGTCGAGCACGTCCAGCACCGTCCCGCAGCACACCCTCGTGCTCGAGAACGCCCCGGCCGAGGTGCTCGACGAGGGCGCCTACGAGGCTCTGATCGGGCTGGCGACCGCAGGCCTGGCGGTGACCTGCGCCGGGGTGCTGGCCGGAGCGCGCGACCTGACTGCGGCGTACGTCTCCGGGCGGCGGCAGTTCGGCCGAGCGCTGGCCGAGTTCCAGGCGGTCGCGCTGCAGATGGCCGACGTCTACGTCGCCTCCCGCACGCTCGACCTCGCTGCCGACAACGCGGTCGCCGCCGTGACCAGCGGACGTTCCTCCGTCACGGACCTGAAGGTGGCCGCCTACTGGGCGAGCCAGGTGGCACCCACTGCCTTCCGCACCTGCCACCACCTCCATGGCGGTATGGGTGTCGACGTGACCTACCCGCTGCTCGCGTTCACCACCTGGGGCACCGACATCGCCCACCTGCTCGACATGCCGGCAGCGGCCGTCCCGGTCGAGACCGACGAGACCAAGAACCTCGAGCTGACCGAGGCCCAGCGTTCCCTGAAGGCGGAGGTCAGAGCCTACTTCGCGGGCCGCTCGCATGGCGATGAGCCCGGCGACCCCGGCCCCGAGGGCTCCTGGGACCGGCACGGCCCGACCTACCAGAAGCTCATCAAGCAGCTCGGCGACGACGGCTGGATGGGCGTCGGCTGGCCCAAGGAGTACGGCGGCCACGGCCTCGGCGAGGTCGAGCAGACCATCTTCGCGAACGAGGCCCAGTACGCCGACGTGCACCTGCCGGCTGTGACCCTGCAGACGGTCGGCCCGACGCTGATCCGCTACGGCACCGAAAAGCAGAAGGAGATGTTCCTCAACCGGATCCTGGCCGGCGAGGTGCACTTCGCGATCGGCTACTCCGAGGCCGAGGCGGGCACCGACCTAGCCTCGCTCCGGACGACGGCCAGGCTGGACGGCGACCACTACGTCGTCAACGGCCAGAAGCTGTGGACCACCGGCGGCCACGCGGCCGACTACATCTGGCTGGCCGTACGCACCGACCCGGATGCCCCCAAGCACAAGGGGATCTCGATCCTCATCGTCGACACCACCGACCCGGGCTTCTCCTGGACCCCGATCATCACCGCCGACGGCTCCCACCACGTCAACGCGACCTACTTCAACGACGTCCGTGTCCCCGCCGACATGCTGGTGGGAGAGGAGAACAAGGGCTGGAAGCTGATCACGACCCAGCTCAACCACGAGCGGGTGATGCTCGGCCCGGCAGGACGGCTCGAGGGCCTGCGCGACCGGGTCCTCCGCTGGGCCACCGCTCAGGGCGTCACCGACAGTCCGGACGTACGCGCGCTCATCGGCGAGACCACGGCCGTCTTCCGGGTCAACGAGCTCCTCAACTGGGCGGTCGCCGAGGCCGCCGAGGCGGGGGAGATCGAGGTCGCCGACGCCTCCTCGTCGAAGGTCTTCGCCGCCGACCAGGTCCAGCACCTGCTCGCCGACCTGATCGCGCTGGTGCACCGCCACGGCGACCCCGGAGATCCGGTCACGAAGAGCCTGCTCGACTATCTCGACGCCCAGGCGAAGCGGAATCTCGTGCTCACCTTCGGCGGAGGCGTCCAGGAGGTCCAGCGCGAGCTGATCGCGATGTTCGGTCTCGGGATGCCGAGGGTCCCGCGATGA
- a CDS encoding alpha/beta hydrolase: MARLPRAHTVRQAALAALAANALWPPVDRTGPRGAIGSFAAGWLAGDLAPQLLALGGADTAVSAARRKVSPLGLALAGAAAAGFALNAYRAGSARRLLEEALTETLGAPPGERTPLDLAQLARPFRMKNPAVEVIRDIAYADSDSSRARLDIYRPAGVEVITAPVLFHVHGGAWTLGSKEQQGQLLMNRMAAANGWVCVTINYRLAPKHRWPAQIIDVKRALAWVHEHIADYGGDPDYIVVTGGSAGGHLAALAALTPGFAPFQPGFEDADTRVAACVPFYGVYDVAGDDGDRYTTRVRDGLWTQKIMPEGTTIEDFRQASPINHITEEAPDFFVLHGALDTLVSKRQALSFVARLREVSKATVTYVEMPGAQHAFDVFGGIRAHHAVAAVERWLLWHRERAGARLG; this comes from the coding sequence ATGGCCCGACTTCCCCGAGCTCACACCGTCCGCCAGGCCGCCCTCGCCGCCCTCGCTGCCAACGCCCTGTGGCCGCCCGTCGACCGCACCGGGCCGCGCGGCGCGATCGGTTCCTTCGCCGCAGGCTGGCTCGCCGGCGACCTGGCACCGCAGCTGCTGGCGCTCGGCGGCGCGGACACCGCCGTCTCGGCCGCACGGCGCAAGGTCTCGCCGCTCGGGCTCGCCCTCGCGGGCGCTGCCGCTGCCGGCTTCGCGCTCAACGCCTACCGCGCCGGCTCGGCGCGCCGCCTCCTGGAGGAGGCGCTCACCGAGACCCTCGGAGCGCCCCCGGGCGAGCGGACGCCGCTCGACCTCGCCCAGCTCGCCCGGCCGTTCCGGATGAAGAACCCGGCGGTCGAGGTGATCCGTGACATCGCATACGCCGACAGCGACAGCAGCCGCGCCAGGCTCGACATCTACCGCCCGGCCGGGGTCGAGGTCATCACGGCGCCCGTGCTCTTCCACGTGCATGGCGGCGCCTGGACCTTGGGCTCCAAGGAGCAGCAGGGACAGCTGCTGATGAACCGGATGGCAGCCGCCAACGGCTGGGTCTGCGTGACGATCAACTACCGGCTCGCGCCCAAGCACCGCTGGCCGGCGCAGATCATCGACGTGAAACGCGCCCTGGCGTGGGTGCACGAGCACATCGCCGACTACGGCGGCGACCCCGACTACATCGTCGTGACGGGCGGTTCGGCGGGCGGTCACCTGGCCGCGCTCGCAGCGCTCACGCCTGGTTTCGCGCCGTTCCAGCCCGGGTTCGAGGACGCGGACACACGGGTCGCCGCCTGCGTACCGTTCTACGGGGTCTACGACGTGGCCGGCGACGACGGGGACCGCTACACCACCCGGGTGCGCGATGGACTGTGGACCCAGAAGATCATGCCCGAGGGCACCACCATCGAGGACTTCCGCCAGGCCTCACCGATCAACCACATCACCGAGGAAGCCCCCGACTTCTTCGTGCTCCACGGAGCGCTCGACACGCTGGTCTCCAAGCGCCAGGCCCTCTCCTTCGTCGCTCGGCTGCGCGAGGTGTCCAAGGCGACGGTGACGTACGTCGAGATGCCGGGCGCCCAGCACGCCTTCGACGTCTTCGGCGGCATCCGGGCCCACCACGCCGTGGCGGCGGTCGAGCGCTGGCTGCTGTGGCATCGCGAACGCGCCGGCGCCCGACTCGGGTGA